A single Sorex araneus isolate mSorAra2 chromosome 8, mSorAra2.pri, whole genome shotgun sequence DNA region contains:
- the LOC105943292 gene encoding zinc finger protein 134-like isoform X2: MHIQQKAHHSQRKAQNSKSGEACHASEMHYRCTECGKAFSRKDTLVQHERTHTRERPYECSECGKAFSRKATLVQHQRIHTGERPYECSECGKMFSRKDNLTQHKRIHTGEMPYKCGECGKFFSHHSNLTVHQRVHSGARPYMCNHCGKVFRHKSTLVQHESIHTGENPYVCSDCGKCFGHKYTLFKHQRIHTEARPFECMECGKFFGRSSDFISHQRVHTGERPFVCSKCGKDFIRTSHLVRHQKVHTGERAYECSECGKCYSLNSHLIRHQKVHTTGQL; encoded by the coding sequence ATGCATATACAGCAAAAGGCTCACCACAGCCAGAGGAAGGCCCAGAACAGTAAAAGTGGTGAGGCCTGTCACGCCAGTGAAATGCATTACAGGTGTActgagtgtgggaaggccttcagccGCAAAGACACCCTGGTCCAGCACGAGAGGACCCACACCAGAGAACGGCCTTACGAGTGCagtgagtgtgggaaggccttcagccGCAAAGCCACTCTGGTCCAGCACCAGCGAATCCACACTGGAGAACGACCGTATGAGTGCAGCGAATGTGGAAAAATGTTTAGTCGCAAAGACAACCTGACTCAGCACAAAAGAATTCATACTGGAGAAATGCCTTATAAGTGTGGCGAATGTGGTAAGTTCTTCAGCCATCACTCCAACCTTACTGTACACCAGAGAGTCCACAGTGGAGCAAGGCCTTATATGTGCAATCATTGTGGAAAAGTCTTCAGACACAAGTCCACACTTGTTCAGCACGAGAGTATCCACACTGGAGAAAATCCTTACGTTTGCAGTGACTGTGGAAAATGCTTTGGTCACAAATATACCCTCTTTAAGCACCAGAGAATTCACACTGAAGCAAGGCCTTTTGAGTGTATGGAGTGTGGGAAATTCTTTGGTAGGAGTTCTGACTTTATTTCACATCAGAGAGTTCACACTGGTGAAAGGCCTTTTGTGTGCAGCAAATGTGGGAAGGATTTCATCAGAACCTCTCACCTTGTTCGGCACCAGAAGGTTCACACTGGAGAAAGGGCTTATGAATGCAGCGAGTGTGGGAAATGCTACAGCCTCAACTCACACCTCATTAGGCACCAGAAGGTTCACACCACAGGTCAGCTGTAG